A section of the Gloeocapsa sp. PCC 73106 genome encodes:
- a CDS encoding sensor domain-containing diguanylate cyclase, with protein sequence MYQKEKNKVMEMPLITPFSSFETSVQSVLDFLHQRLGFQLWMFTRVEQEDWIVLAASDHGYGVKPGDVFHWSDSFCSRMVNGLGPRIAPNSQEIAAYLEAPIGKIVPISAYIGIPLCHRDGSLFGTLCAIDPMPQSEIIRKEGVFVELQTKLLTTILHYELEAQNNARLYERAQKEAEMDWLPGVYNSKGWHRLLEAEEIRCQRFGQPASVIIIDLDNLKVINDQYGHDAGDRLLKATGQCLLKSVRDHDIVARFGGDEFGILLLDITESETEAIVHRIETRLRANQILASLGWAKRSPLSDLFQTAKIADQRMYEQKMQHKLIQKI encoded by the coding sequence ATGTATCAGAAAGAAAAAAATAAAGTTATGGAAATGCCATTGATCACGCCATTTTCTAGCTTTGAGACCTCAGTTCAAAGCGTACTAGATTTTTTGCACCAGCGTCTTGGTTTTCAACTATGGATGTTTACTCGTGTAGAACAAGAAGACTGGATAGTGTTAGCCGCATCGGATCACGGTTATGGAGTCAAACCAGGAGATGTTTTTCATTGGTCTGATTCTTTTTGTTCGCGGATGGTTAATGGTTTGGGACCGAGGATAGCACCCAACTCCCAAGAAATCGCGGCTTATTTAGAAGCACCTATTGGTAAAATCGTACCAATTAGCGCTTATATAGGCATTCCTCTGTGTCATAGAGATGGTAGTTTATTTGGAACTCTCTGCGCTATAGATCCCATGCCCCAGTCAGAAATTATACGTAAAGAAGGAGTATTTGTTGAACTACAAACAAAACTACTAACTACTATTCTTCATTACGAACTCGAAGCTCAAAATAATGCGCGACTCTACGAACGCGCTCAAAAAGAAGCAGAGATGGACTGGCTTCCAGGTGTCTACAATAGCAAAGGTTGGCACAGACTTCTAGAAGCGGAAGAAATTCGCTGTCAACGTTTTGGACAACCAGCAAGCGTAATTATTATTGATTTGGATAATTTAAAAGTCATTAATGATCAATATGGGCACGACGCAGGCGATCGCCTACTTAAAGCCACAGGACAATGTCTCCTCAAAAGCGTGCGCGATCATGATATAGTAGCCCGATTCGGTGGGGACGAGTTCGGGATTTTACTACTAGATATCACTGAATCAGAAACCGAAGCGATCGTACACAGAATTGAGACAAGGTTACGAGCTAATCAGATTTTAGCTTCCTTAGGGTGGGCTAAGCGATCGCCCCTATCAGATTTATTTCAAACTGCTAAAATAGCTGATCAAAGAATGTACGAGCAAAAAATGCAACATAAACTCATACAAAAGATTTAA
- a CDS encoding fasciclin domain-containing protein: protein MADIVDTAVKAGSFSTLVAAIKAAGLVDTLKGKGPFTVFAPNDEAFAKLPEGTVDGLLKDIPQLKKILTYHVVSGKVMAADVMKMKSAKTVEGSNVNIDASNGGVKINDATVATADVAADNGVIHIIDTVLIPA, encoded by the coding sequence ATGGCTGATATTGTTGATACTGCTGTTAAAGCTGGTTCTTTTAGTACATTGGTTGCAGCAATCAAAGCTGCCGGTTTAGTAGATACTCTCAAAGGAAAAGGACCATTTACCGTCTTTGCGCCCAATGATGAAGCGTTTGCTAAACTTCCAGAAGGTACAGTAGATGGACTACTTAAAGACATACCCCAGCTTAAGAAAATCTTGACCTATCATGTCGTTTCTGGCAAGGTAATGGCTGCTGACGTGATGAAAATGAAATCAGCTAAAACCGTTGAAGGATCAAATGTGAATATTGACGCTTCTAATGGCGGCGTTAAAATTAATGATGCCACAGTAGCAACAGCGGATGTTGCGGCTGATAATGGTGTTATTCATATTATTGACACAGTGTTGATACCAGCATAA
- a CDS encoding glycosyltransferase family 39 protein, giving the protein MLKSLNKTQESLIFGAIALITRLSFSSRILHEWDSVQFALALDKFDLTLHQPHPPGLFVFYLFFGRILYFFGQDANTSLVLVSVIASGLAVALIFNLTTLWFNRSVGRVVALLMLTSPLVWFQGGVALSYMLEFFWTLLIVWGCVNLRLSGEKRAFYLTPLLLGLAGGIRPNTLFFLFPLWVYTMLVRYQIQKLKLGELLLTLGIMLVGILAWLIPLFYLSGGIRGYWEALQPWLEHHPKDGVGRSFHGVYLNLKMLVESLLYGVGFAVFPGVWYMWKSRKNLNVKLKRYNWQVQTLVVWLIPGLSYLTLVHIQRLGHTFTIMPAFIVIGGVLLYYASLEVRKPKLLLLSVFVGNILFFIFGPVSLDSVPTWSTINQYDRYVQERIAVIEKNFAPKETMVLTNGRNARIREFYLPEYSGSTRQFNLTDEEIVLPENIRNLVIFDPEVLAESTELREQKLPSTGKIRFLQWGDNQQLTLTRDSVTLTQ; this is encoded by the coding sequence ATGCTTAAATCTCTCAATAAAACCCAAGAAAGTTTAATTTTTGGAGCGATCGCCCTAATTACCCGCTTATCATTTTCCAGTCGCATTCTCCACGAGTGGGACTCTGTACAATTTGCTCTAGCTTTAGATAAATTTGATTTAACCTTACATCAACCCCATCCACCAGGACTATTCGTTTTTTATCTATTTTTCGGACGTATTCTGTACTTTTTTGGTCAAGACGCCAATACCAGTCTAGTTTTAGTGAGTGTTATCGCTAGTGGTTTAGCAGTGGCTTTAATCTTCAATCTGACCACTCTATGGTTTAATCGTTCTGTGGGTAGGGTAGTCGCCTTATTAATGTTAACTAGTCCCTTAGTTTGGTTTCAAGGGGGCGTCGCGCTATCTTATATGCTCGAATTTTTCTGGACATTATTAATTGTTTGGGGTTGTGTTAACTTGCGCTTGAGTGGTGAAAAGAGAGCATTTTATCTCACTCCGCTTTTACTGGGATTAGCTGGAGGAATTCGTCCCAATACTCTATTTTTCCTATTTCCTCTGTGGGTATACACCATGTTGGTTAGATATCAAATCCAGAAGCTTAAATTAGGGGAATTATTGTTAACTTTAGGCATAATGTTAGTGGGTATACTTGCTTGGTTAATACCACTTTTTTATCTATCCGGAGGAATCAGAGGTTATTGGGAAGCATTACAACCGTGGTTAGAACATCATCCCAAAGATGGCGTAGGGCGTTCTTTTCATGGTGTTTATCTGAACTTAAAAATGTTAGTAGAATCCCTATTATATGGGGTGGGTTTTGCTGTTTTTCCTGGAGTTTGGTATATGTGGAAAAGTCGTAAAAACTTGAATGTAAAATTAAAACGATATAACTGGCAAGTGCAGACTTTAGTAGTTTGGTTAATTCCTGGTCTTAGTTATTTAACTTTAGTACATATTCAAAGATTAGGACATACTTTTACCATTATGCCAGCTTTTATAGTAATTGGAGGAGTATTGCTCTATTATGCTAGTTTGGAAGTTAGAAAACCGAAATTATTACTATTAAGCGTGTTTGTGGGTAATATCTTGTTTTTTATCTTTGGTCCTGTAAGTTTAGATAGTGTTCCTACTTGGTCAACTATCAATCAATACGATCGCTACGTTCAAGAGAGAATTGCAGTAATTGAAAAAAACTTTGCTCCCAAGGAAACAATGGTATTAACCAATGGTCGTAACGCCAGAATTAGAGAGTTTTATTTACCAGAATATAGCGGAAGTACTCGACAATTTAATTTAACAGACGAAGAGATAGTTTTACCTGAGAATATACGTAATTTAGTCATCTTTGATCCAGAGGTATTAGCAGAATCTACAGAATTGAGAGAGCAAAAACTACCCAGCACGGGAAAAATCCGTTTTTTGCAGTGGGGAGATAATCAACAATTGACGCTAACTAGAGATTCGGTGACTTTAACTCAGTAA
- a CDS encoding DUF4278 domain-containing protein, with product MQLTYRGATYEYNPTVVETTATTVGGKYRGLDWRFRNLKKPPILQPVNNLTYRGVSYNKPGTPSVKPRVSMQEKARCLMINQAKHDRNRQQTMLNRASAEIGLVH from the coding sequence ATGCAACTCACATATCGTGGCGCTACTTATGAATATAATCCTACCGTTGTAGAAACTACTGCTACTACCGTAGGCGGCAAATATCGAGGACTTGATTGGAGATTCCGCAACCTGAAAAAACCCCCAATCCTTCAACCGGTGAACAATCTCACCTATCGGGGTGTTAGTTACAATAAACCCGGTACGCCTTCTGTCAAACCTCGTGTGTCAATGCAAGAAAAAGCGCGTTGTTTGATGATTAATCAAGCTAAACACGACAGAAACCGTCAGCAAACTATGTTAAATCGCGCGTCTGCTGAAATTGGTTTAGTACATTAA
- a CDS encoding SDR family oxidoreductase, producing the protein MNQRTILIIGGSRGIGLAVSEYYAQKNINLICVSRSPSNYGTWIEADIGTQVGVDKIAEFFEGKKIDALLFLGGTWEQNAFTEQYDFLTSDFAEIDQVIAVNCIAPIKIVKALFNSLKLSTNPKAIFIGSLSGLENKASREVANSASKYGLRGAIHALQRELKDSHIGFTVINPGNVATPEVFNDIKTGAFQEQKPIPLEDLISVIECALNVSSFVYIPEINIAQLDS; encoded by the coding sequence ATGAATCAGCGTACAATTTTGATTATTGGGGGTAGTCGTGGTATTGGCTTAGCCGTCTCAGAATACTACGCACAAAAAAATATCAATCTTATTTGTGTATCTCGTTCACCTTCAAATTATGGAACTTGGATCGAGGCGGATATAGGTACCCAAGTGGGTGTAGATAAAATAGCCGAATTCTTTGAGGGAAAGAAAATAGACGCCTTACTTTTTCTGGGTGGTACTTGGGAACAAAACGCTTTTACGGAGCAATATGATTTTTTAACAAGCGATTTTGCCGAAATTGATCAAGTGATCGCCGTGAACTGTATCGCTCCTATTAAGATAGTCAAAGCTTTGTTTAATAGTTTGAAACTATCTACTAACCCTAAAGCTATATTTATTGGTTCTTTATCGGGTTTAGAAAATAAAGCCTCACGAGAAGTAGCCAACTCCGCATCAAAATACGGACTCAGAGGAGCAATTCATGCTTTGCAGCGCGAACTAAAAGATAGTCATATTGGTTTTACGGTTATCAATCCGGGTAATGTAGCAACTCCAGAAGTCTTTAATGATATCAAAACTGGTGCTTTTCAAGAGCAAAAGCCTATCCCTTTGGAAGATTTAATCTCTGTCATTGAGTGTGCTTTGAATGTCTCAAGTTTCGTTTATATACCGGAAATTAATATCGCACAGCTTGATTCTTAA
- a CDS encoding Dihem cytochrome c, translating to MFNLVPLIGYCLALIIIAQSVAPVPPESTLATGKDLYIQHCSSCHLPIAAEVLPTETWKEILERPQNHYGTSVTDLVRISQVVIWQYLMTLSRPLRPQEVQPTFVRDSRYFKALHPRVEFPDVVNSYGCIACHPGAQQANYQQLTSQWDDAP from the coding sequence ATGTTTAATTTAGTCCCTTTAATTGGATATTGTCTAGCACTAATTATTATCGCTCAGTCTGTTGCTCCTGTTCCTCCTGAAAGTACTCTAGCCACGGGCAAAGATTTGTATATACAACATTGTTCTAGTTGTCATTTACCCATAGCGGCAGAAGTTTTACCCACTGAAACCTGGAAAGAAATTCTCGAGAGACCACAAAACCACTACGGTACGAGTGTAACCGACTTGGTGAGAATCTCCCAAGTAGTGATTTGGCAGTATTTGATGACCTTATCTCGTCCCCTGCGTCCCCAGGAGGTTCAACCTACCTTCGTCAGAGATTCTCGTTATTTTAAAGCGCTTCATCCTCGAGTAGAATTCCCCGATGTGGTCAACAGTTATGGTTGTATAGCTTGTCATCCTGGAGCGCAACAAGCAAATTATCAACAGTTAACCTCACAATGGGATGATGCTCCCTAA